A single region of the Spirosoma linguale DSM 74 genome encodes:
- a CDS encoding protein of unknown function DUF305 (PFAM: protein of unknown function DUF305~KEGG: sml:Smlt2438 hypothetical protein), which yields MEAHKQHTGHAQPSQPGHAMSDHGAGNGNQYGKLAVMGVLSFISMYVLMYSMVDRFANIIPNVNQFYMAGLMTMPMIIIEVLVMSAMYMDKWRNALVIAVSAVALVGFFLLIRQQGFVGDKEFAKSMIPHHAAAILMAKEAKLTDPELQKLQQDIITAQEKEIKQMKDKLAELDK from the coding sequence ATGGAAGCGCACAAGCAACACACGGGCCACGCCCAACCTTCTCAACCCGGTCATGCTATGTCTGATCATGGGGCGGGTAACGGAAATCAGTATGGAAAGCTGGCCGTCATGGGTGTATTATCCTTTATTTCCATGTACGTGCTGATGTATTCGATGGTTGATCGGTTTGCCAACATCATTCCGAACGTCAATCAGTTTTACATGGCAGGCCTGATGACCATGCCCATGATTATCATCGAGGTGCTGGTTATGTCGGCGATGTACATGGATAAATGGCGCAATGCCCTCGTTATCGCCGTCAGTGCCGTTGCGCTCGTCGGCTTCTTTCTGCTGATCCGTCAGCAGGGTTTCGTTGGCGATAAAGAGTTCGCCAAGTCCATGATTCCACACCATGCTGCGGCTATTCTGATGGCTAAAGAAGCGAAGCTGACCGATCCTGAGCTGCAAAAACTTCAGCAGGATATTATCACGGCCCAGGAGAAGGAAATAAAGCAAATGAAGGATAAGCTGGCTGAGTTAGATAAGTAG
- a CDS encoding copper-translocating P-type ATPase (TIGRFAM: copper-translocating P-type ATPase; heavy metal translocating P-type ATPase; ATPase, P-type (transporting), HAD superfamily, subfamily IC~PFAM: E1-E2 ATPase-associated domain protein; Haloacid dehalogenase domain protein hydrolase~KEGG: afe:Lferr_0167 copper-translocating P-type ATPase), with protein MEAKDSAHHTEQGMTSHPVTLPKTGDEEAPAEQKALQHIGHDGHSGTMNPDNHQGGVGMEHGSIDHSQMNHSQMSHAGMDHSKMGHGSGGHDHRAMIADFLRRFWICLIVSVPVVVLSMMFQELVGYQLDFPYREPLVVVLSTVIYVYGGWPFLTGIVGELRARQPGMMTLVAVAITAAYAYSVAVSFGWLRGMDFFWELATLIDIMLLGHYLEMKSVAGASRSLELIVQMLPSDAHKVTGDIITDVNVTTLNLGDVVLVRPGERIPTDGAVVEGDSAVNESMLTGESVPVQKAINDTVIAGAVNGEGSLKIRVTHKGEDSYLNKVVKMVEEAQRAKSQTQTLADRAAGWLTLISLSVGLLTLVIWLVSGKEVSFAVERMVTVMVTACPHALGVAIPLVVAISTAISAQKGLLIRNRTAFEEARKITAMVFDKTGTLTEGEFGVTRVRLLKADDEAGFLGMVAALEQQSQHPIAQGIVREAKKRNLVMPTITNFQSITGKGVSATVDGRQVVVVSPGYLKEKGIEQPQDAYGSGAETVVFVLIDDQLAGYVALADKIREDSKEAVQRLQQSGIKVYMATGDNQKVADAVAKELGLDGVFAEVLPDQKVTIVKDLQAKGQFVAMTGDGVNDAPALAQANVGIAVGSGTDVAAETADIILVNSKPTDITNLVEFGRATYRKMIQNLFWATGYNVVAIPLAAGVLYPNFVLSPAIGAVLMSASTVIVALNAQLLKRSLRSSHP; from the coding sequence ATGGAAGCCAAAGACTCGGCGCATCATACAGAACAGGGTATGACTTCGCATCCCGTTACGCTCCCGAAAACTGGCGATGAGGAGGCCCCGGCTGAACAGAAAGCCCTGCAACACATCGGCCACGATGGGCACAGTGGAACCATGAATCCCGATAACCATCAGGGTGGCGTTGGCATGGAACACGGGTCTATAGATCATAGCCAGATGAATCATAGCCAAATGAGCCACGCGGGCATGGATCACAGTAAAATGGGGCATGGATCGGGAGGGCATGACCACAGAGCCATGATTGCCGACTTTCTGCGCCGATTCTGGATATGCCTGATTGTGTCGGTGCCGGTAGTCGTCCTGTCGATGATGTTTCAGGAATTGGTGGGTTATCAGCTTGATTTTCCGTACCGCGAACCGCTCGTTGTGGTGCTGTCAACGGTCATCTACGTATATGGCGGCTGGCCGTTTCTAACGGGCATAGTGGGTGAACTCCGTGCCCGGCAACCCGGAATGATGACCCTGGTCGCCGTAGCCATCACAGCCGCCTACGCCTACAGTGTAGCCGTCTCGTTCGGGTGGCTGCGGGGAATGGACTTCTTTTGGGAACTGGCGACGCTGATCGACATCATGCTGCTGGGTCATTACTTAGAAATGAAGTCGGTGGCCGGGGCTTCGCGTTCCCTGGAGTTAATTGTACAAATGTTGCCTTCTGATGCCCACAAAGTAACGGGCGACATCATCACTGATGTAAACGTGACTACGCTGAATCTGGGTGACGTCGTGCTGGTGCGGCCGGGCGAACGCATTCCCACCGATGGGGCCGTTGTTGAGGGAGATAGTGCCGTCAATGAAAGTATGCTGACGGGTGAAAGTGTACCCGTGCAGAAAGCGATAAATGACACAGTCATTGCCGGGGCCGTCAATGGCGAAGGCTCGCTCAAAATTCGGGTCACGCACAAAGGTGAAGATAGCTACCTCAACAAGGTCGTTAAAATGGTCGAAGAAGCACAGCGTGCCAAGTCGCAGACCCAGACGCTGGCCGACCGCGCTGCCGGGTGGTTGACGCTGATTTCGCTGTCAGTGGGGTTGCTGACGTTGGTTATCTGGTTGGTGAGCGGCAAAGAAGTTTCGTTCGCCGTCGAACGGATGGTCACGGTCATGGTTACGGCCTGCCCCCACGCGCTGGGGGTTGCTATTCCGCTGGTAGTCGCCATCTCAACGGCTATTTCGGCTCAAAAGGGCCTGCTGATTCGCAATCGCACGGCGTTTGAGGAGGCCCGCAAAATTACGGCGATGGTGTTTGACAAGACGGGTACGCTTACGGAAGGCGAGTTTGGCGTGACGCGGGTTCGTCTGCTGAAGGCGGATGACGAAGCGGGTTTTCTGGGCATGGTGGCGGCTCTGGAACAGCAGTCACAGCACCCCATCGCCCAGGGTATTGTCCGCGAAGCCAAAAAGCGAAACCTGGTTATGCCGACCATCACAAACTTCCAGTCCATCACCGGCAAGGGCGTGTCGGCTACCGTAGATGGTCGGCAGGTGGTGGTGGTGAGTCCGGGCTATTTGAAAGAAAAAGGCATCGAGCAGCCGCAGGATGCCTACGGCAGCGGAGCCGAAACGGTCGTATTTGTGCTGATTGACGACCAATTGGCCGGGTATGTAGCCCTGGCTGACAAAATTCGGGAAGACTCGAAGGAGGCCGTGCAGCGGTTGCAGCAGTCAGGTATCAAGGTGTATATGGCAACCGGCGACAATCAGAAGGTAGCTGATGCTGTTGCAAAAGAATTAGGTTTGGATGGGGTTTTCGCCGAGGTGCTGCCCGACCAGAAAGTGACCATCGTGAAGGATTTACAAGCTAAAGGGCAGTTCGTCGCCATGACCGGCGACGGGGTGAACGATGCCCCGGCTTTGGCCCAGGCCAACGTGGGTATTGCCGTTGGCTCCGGCACTGATGTGGCCGCCGAAACTGCCGATATTATTTTGGTCAATAGCAAACCCACCGACATTACCAACTTAGTTGAATTTGGCCGGGCCACGTACCGCAAAATGATTCAGAACCTGTTCTGGGCCACGGGCTATAACGTTGTCGCCATTCCCTTAGCGGCTGGGGTGCTGTATCCTAATTTCGTGCTTAGTCCCGCTATTGGGGCGGTGCTGATGAGTGCCAGTACGGTCATCGTGGCCCTGAACGCGCAATTACTGAAACGGAGTCTGCGTAGTAGCCATCCATAG
- a CDS encoding multicopper oxidase type 3 (PFAM: multicopper oxidase type 3; multicopper oxidase type 1; multicopper oxidase type 2~KEGG: aby:ABAYE3201 copper resistance protein A precursor) — translation MKNTFLRTVSLLILLQTVSYGQHQQHTMAAGDQAAKPPANPDKSNFPVVKTSLPVSRPQALARVKPTGKRVEYDLTIDEQTVNITGKPKKAMTIDGGIPGPTMRFTEGDVAVIRVHNKLKTETSLHWHGLLVPNIQDGVSYLETPPILAGTTRTFEYPLVQSGTYWFHSHTRYQEQVGVYGSIAIQPQQLTHKVDHDLVLLLSDWTNENPAYILKNLKRRNEWYSIKKNNVQSLNRIIQHKAVGAYLRQSMMKMAPMDISDVYYDRFLVNGKDTVRYPEIKAGQTVRLRVINASASTYFHVNYAGGPMKLISADGLDVQPVDVDRRLIAIAETYDFIVTVPKGGAFEVRATAQDGSGYATALLGNGPAKYAPTIPRPDLYKLTANMSQMGGMGMGTMNMGKTDTTAQANVDMNGPMMHDRPGMDSKPGKAESAMGQMDHSQMDMGQGKQAKPAPATPKKPDSMTGMDHSGMAGMDHSQMDMGAKPSAKKSASAKKATKPAKAAGSMEGMNHSGMKMDMAGMNMRKDGKMDMTGMDHGQMNQSSMPGMDHSKMSMKMDSMPARKTDGKKPDSMAGMDHSQMNMGSKAGTMAGMKGKDHGGMAGMSMMDEQNTIDYSILKSPEPIVFPTNRPIREIPLTLTGNMFRYIWGFNGQPLSRADMIQIRRGEIVRIRMMNNTMMMHPIHLHGHYFRVLNGQGQYSPLKHTVNVSPMESVTIEFMADDEKDWFFHCHLLYHMLSGMARVVSYGDKPDSSIANIQKQHTRDMRDNQPFIWGYLQPGYPINYFNLNISNNKNAIVAGGDHDWRTNRFEFDLDYERYLGDWFRVFAGIDGGNEEFLRRVRPEDGVATDRRIVRAVAGIRYMLPFLIQSEVKLDTRGNVRFQLNGQQMLFPRLDFQYQTQWLVGSYLRAHVELQYTVTKNLFLHTDYDTRYKAFGGGLGYNF, via the coding sequence ATGAAAAACACCTTTCTTAGGACAGTAAGCCTGCTGATATTGCTACAAACAGTCAGTTATGGGCAACACCAGCAGCATACGATGGCCGCTGGCGATCAGGCAGCCAAGCCACCGGCTAATCCCGACAAATCAAACTTTCCGGTCGTTAAAACATCCCTGCCCGTCTCCCGGCCCCAAGCCCTTGCCCGCGTGAAACCAACGGGTAAGCGGGTCGAGTATGACCTCACCATTGACGAGCAGACGGTCAATATTACGGGCAAGCCGAAGAAGGCCATGACCATCGATGGGGGCATTCCTGGCCCGACGATGCGGTTTACCGAAGGCGATGTGGCCGTTATTCGGGTACATAACAAATTAAAAACCGAAACCTCATTGCACTGGCACGGACTGCTGGTGCCCAACATTCAGGACGGTGTGTCATACCTGGAAACCCCACCCATTCTGGCGGGCACAACTCGCACATTTGAATACCCGCTGGTTCAGTCCGGCACCTACTGGTTCCATTCGCACACCCGCTACCAGGAACAGGTCGGGGTGTATGGTTCTATAGCCATTCAACCTCAGCAGCTCACCCACAAGGTGGATCATGATCTGGTGTTGTTGCTGTCGGATTGGACGAACGAGAATCCGGCGTATATTCTGAAAAACCTAAAACGGCGCAACGAGTGGTACTCCATCAAAAAAAATAATGTCCAATCGCTCAACCGCATTATTCAGCACAAGGCGGTAGGGGCGTACCTACGGCAGTCGATGATGAAGATGGCCCCGATGGATATATCGGATGTATACTACGACCGATTCTTGGTAAATGGGAAAGACACCGTGCGTTACCCGGAAATCAAGGCTGGTCAAACAGTCCGATTGCGGGTCATCAACGCCAGTGCGTCCACCTATTTTCACGTCAATTATGCCGGCGGTCCCATGAAACTGATTTCCGCCGATGGGCTGGACGTGCAGCCGGTAGACGTTGACCGGCGGCTGATTGCCATTGCCGAGACCTACGACTTTATTGTCACGGTACCAAAAGGGGGAGCTTTTGAAGTGCGGGCCACCGCTCAGGATGGGTCTGGCTACGCAACGGCCTTGCTCGGAAATGGCCCGGCGAAGTACGCTCCGACGATTCCCCGTCCTGACCTCTACAAATTAACAGCCAACATGAGCCAAATGGGAGGCATGGGCATGGGGACGATGAACATGGGCAAAACCGATACGACCGCCCAGGCGAATGTGGACATGAACGGCCCCATGATGCACGATAGGCCCGGCATGGATTCCAAACCCGGCAAAGCCGAGTCCGCTATGGGTCAAATGGATCATAGCCAAATGGATATGGGACAGGGTAAACAGGCAAAACCGGCCCCCGCTACGCCCAAAAAGCCCGATTCGATGACCGGCATGGATCATAGTGGCATGGCCGGGATGGACCACAGCCAGATGGATATGGGTGCGAAGCCCTCAGCCAAGAAGTCGGCTTCGGCAAAAAAAGCCACCAAGCCAGCAAAAGCGGCTGGCTCAATGGAGGGCATGAACCACAGCGGTATGAAGATGGATATGGCCGGGATGAACATGCGCAAAGATGGCAAAATGGACATGACGGGGATGGACCACGGGCAGATGAATCAATCATCCATGCCGGGTATGGATCATAGTAAAATGTCCATGAAAATGGATTCAATGCCCGCTAGGAAAACAGACGGCAAAAAGCCAGATTCGATGGCTGGCATGGATCACAGCCAGATGAATATGGGTAGCAAAGCCGGTACTATGGCCGGGATGAAGGGAAAGGATCATGGAGGAATGGCCGGTATGAGCATGATGGACGAGCAGAATACCATCGACTACAGCATTCTCAAGTCGCCCGAACCCATTGTGTTTCCCACTAACCGCCCGATTCGGGAAATCCCGCTGACGCTGACGGGGAATATGTTCCGCTACATCTGGGGCTTCAACGGGCAACCCCTGTCACGGGCCGATATGATTCAGATTCGGCGGGGCGAGATTGTGCGTATCCGCATGATGAATAACACGATGATGATGCACCCTATTCACCTGCACGGGCACTACTTCCGGGTGTTGAACGGGCAGGGGCAGTATTCACCCCTGAAGCATACGGTGAACGTATCGCCCATGGAGAGCGTCACGATTGAGTTTATGGCCGATGACGAGAAAGACTGGTTTTTTCACTGCCACCTGCTCTATCATATGCTCAGTGGCATGGCCCGCGTGGTCAGCTATGGCGACAAACCAGACTCGTCCATTGCCAACATCCAGAAACAGCACACACGCGATATGCGTGACAACCAGCCGTTTATTTGGGGTTATCTGCAACCCGGCTATCCAATTAACTACTTTAACCTGAACATTTCTAACAACAAAAACGCCATCGTTGCGGGTGGAGATCATGACTGGCGCACGAACCGCTTCGAGTTCGACTTAGACTATGAACGCTACCTCGGCGATTGGTTCCGCGTGTTTGCCGGGATTGACGGCGGTAATGAAGAGTTTCTGCGCCGGGTACGGCCCGAAGATGGGGTAGCCACCGACCGGCGCATCGTTCGAGCCGTGGCGGGTATTCGGTATATGCTGCCGTTTCTCATTCAATCGGAAGTAAAACTCGACACGCGCGGTAACGTCCGGTTCCAGCTTAATGGACAGCAAATGTTGTTTCCCCGCTTAGATTTTCAGTATCAGACGCAGTGGTTAGTGGGCAGTTACCTGCGGGCGCACGTGGAACTGCAATACACCGTTACCAAAAATCTGTTTCTTCATACGGATTACGACACCCGGTACAAAGCCTTTGGTGGCGGACTGGGGTATAATTTCTGA
- a CDS encoding conserved hypothetical protein (KEGG: lpc:LPC_2229 hypothetical protein): protein MVQLKRQTGLLLLAGLVFAVAVFYALWLPADKSIAVNWQSQVSPGHLSVAHAQFATNCAACHTPVMGIDEAKCISCHADNKALLQRQPTAFHATIGNCASCHVEHLGVDANLRVMDHKALARIGNKLFASARKTPNSSGKAMLPAGHPLLSALEADLNCAGCHSTKDPHFGLFGPDCASCHAATEWTISAFQHPSPRSTECVSCHQAPPSHYMMHFEMVDKTVVAGGSSGQVEGCCGGVDVTQCYKCHQTTAWNDIKGVGFYKHH, encoded by the coding sequence ATGGTTCAATTAAAAAGGCAAACCGGGCTGTTGCTGCTGGCCGGGCTGGTGTTCGCGGTAGCCGTCTTCTACGCGCTCTGGCTGCCCGCCGACAAGTCCATCGCCGTTAACTGGCAGAGCCAGGTGAGTCCAGGCCACCTCTCGGTGGCTCACGCGCAATTTGCCACTAACTGTGCCGCCTGCCACACGCCGGTGATGGGCATTGATGAAGCGAAGTGTATCAGTTGCCACGCCGACAACAAAGCCCTGCTCCAGCGACAGCCCACTGCGTTTCATGCCACGATTGGCAACTGTGCGTCCTGCCACGTGGAGCATCTGGGCGTGGATGCCAACCTGCGCGTGATGGATCATAAAGCACTGGCCCGCATTGGCAACAAGTTGTTTGCAAGTGCGCGGAAAACGCCCAATTCGTCCGGCAAAGCGATGTTGCCTGCCGGTCACCCGTTGCTATCGGCCCTCGAAGCTGATCTGAACTGCGCCGGTTGCCACAGCACCAAAGACCCCCACTTCGGCCTGTTCGGGCCGGATTGCGCGTCATGCCATGCCGCTACGGAATGGACAATTTCAGCGTTTCAGCACCCCTCCCCCCGCTCAACGGAGTGCGTCAGTTGCCATCAGGCCCCGCCAAGTCACTATATGATGCACTTCGAGATGGTTGATAAAACGGTAGTGGCTGGGGGAAGCAGCGGGCAAGTCGAAGGGTGCTGCGGAGGGGTTGACGTCACGCAATGCTACAAATGCCACCAGACCACCGCTTGGAACGATATTAAGGGCGTAGGTTTTTATAAGCATCACTAA
- a CDS encoding copper-translocating P-type ATPase (TIGRFAM: copper-translocating P-type ATPase; heavy metal translocating P-type ATPase; ATPase, P-type (transporting), HAD superfamily, subfamily IC~PFAM: E1-E2 ATPase-associated domain protein; Heavy metal transport/detoxification protein; Haloacid dehalogenase domain protein hydrolase~KEGG: ppd:Ppro_3639 heavy metal translocating P- type ATPase), whose protein sequence is MNTPTIAPEKPVRSAGATTRQTFPVLEMTCAACAVSVESMLNNTPGVAKAAVNYANQSATVDYNPKAITPQGMQQVLQSIGYDLVVDVEDPQQVQQEAQQRHYEAVKQRTLWAGILSVPVVIIGMFFMNASYANYIMMALSAPVVFWLGRSYFINAWKQGRHGKANMDTLVALSTGIAFLFSAFNTLYPEFWHSRGLHPHVYFEAAAVVIAFISLGKLLEERAKSNTSSALKKLMGLQPKTVRIIEDNTERNVPIASVRVGQLIMVRPGEKIPVDGRVESGQSYVDESMISGEPVPVNKQAGEAVFAGTINQKGSFRFRADKVGGDTILAQIIRMVQEAQGSKAPVQKLVDKIAGIFVPVVIGIALLTFAAWMLLGGENAFTHALLTSVTVLVIACPCALGLATPTAIMVGVGKGAENNILIKDAESLELGYKVNAVILDKTGTITEGKPTVTDLAWQVGDDEVARLLPILYALEAQSEHPLAQAVVDRLKQADVRDLSLDGFESLTGLGITGRYNGQTYWVGNRRLMAEQGQLDQLTNVNGLVSRWQDEAKTVVYFADQTRILAILAIADPVKQTSREAIHTLRKRGIAVYMMTGDNKQTAQAVAKAVGVNDYRAEALPADKAAFVKALQAQGKVVAMVGDGINDSQALAQADVSIAMGRGSDIAMDVAKMTLITSDLNSVPKALHLSKKTVQAIRQNLFWAFIYNVIGIPIAAGLLYPVNGFLLNPMIAGAAMALSSVSVVTNSLRLRSAKL, encoded by the coding sequence ATGAATACGCCAACTATCGCCCCGGAGAAGCCCGTTCGATCAGCGGGAGCTACCACCCGCCAAACGTTCCCGGTGCTGGAAATGACCTGCGCGGCCTGCGCCGTTAGCGTCGAGTCGATGCTTAACAATACGCCCGGCGTTGCTAAAGCCGCCGTAAATTATGCTAACCAGTCGGCTACAGTCGATTATAATCCAAAGGCCATCACGCCCCAGGGTATGCAGCAGGTGCTACAGTCGATTGGCTATGATTTGGTAGTCGATGTTGAGGACCCGCAGCAGGTGCAGCAGGAAGCCCAGCAACGGCATTATGAGGCTGTTAAGCAGCGTACCCTTTGGGCAGGTATTCTGTCGGTTCCGGTGGTCATCATCGGTATGTTCTTTATGAATGCGTCCTACGCTAACTACATTATGATGGCTCTTTCAGCTCCAGTAGTGTTCTGGCTGGGTCGGTCGTATTTTATTAACGCCTGGAAACAGGGGCGGCACGGCAAGGCCAATATGGATACGCTTGTAGCCCTGTCAACGGGTATTGCCTTTTTGTTCAGCGCGTTCAATACGCTCTACCCGGAGTTCTGGCACAGCCGGGGGCTGCATCCGCACGTTTATTTTGAAGCGGCTGCGGTGGTCATTGCGTTTATCTCGCTGGGCAAGCTGCTCGAAGAGCGGGCCAAGTCGAATACGTCCTCGGCGTTGAAGAAACTGATGGGCCTTCAGCCCAAAACGGTTCGGATTATCGAAGACAATACGGAACGCAACGTACCGATTGCGTCGGTCAGGGTGGGTCAGCTAATTATGGTGCGGCCCGGTGAGAAAATTCCGGTGGACGGCAGGGTTGAATCCGGCCAGTCCTATGTGGATGAAAGTATGATTTCAGGGGAGCCGGTGCCAGTTAACAAGCAGGCGGGCGAAGCGGTCTTTGCCGGTACGATCAATCAGAAAGGTTCGTTCCGCTTCAGGGCCGACAAAGTGGGGGGTGATACCATTCTGGCGCAGATAATCCGCATGGTGCAGGAAGCCCAGGGCAGCAAAGCTCCGGTGCAGAAATTGGTCGATAAGATTGCCGGTATCTTCGTGCCGGTGGTCATCGGTATTGCTCTATTGACGTTCGCGGCCTGGATGCTCCTCGGCGGAGAGAACGCCTTTACTCATGCACTACTGACTTCGGTAACGGTGCTGGTCATTGCCTGTCCCTGTGCATTGGGGCTGGCGACACCTACTGCCATTATGGTTGGGGTAGGCAAGGGAGCCGAAAACAACATTCTCATCAAAGACGCGGAAAGTCTGGAACTTGGCTACAAAGTCAACGCGGTCATTCTGGACAAAACGGGTACCATTACCGAAGGTAAACCAACCGTGACGGATCTGGCCTGGCAGGTCGGCGACGATGAGGTAGCCCGCCTATTGCCCATACTCTATGCGCTGGAAGCTCAGTCGGAACATCCCCTGGCTCAGGCCGTTGTTGACCGGTTGAAACAGGCGGATGTCAGGGACCTTTCCCTTGATGGTTTTGAAAGTCTCACGGGGCTGGGAATAACGGGCCGCTATAACGGGCAAACCTACTGGGTTGGCAATCGCCGACTGATGGCCGAGCAGGGCCAGTTAGATCAACTAACAAACGTGAATGGTCTGGTCAGTCGCTGGCAGGATGAAGCGAAAACGGTCGTTTATTTTGCGGATCAAACGCGCATTCTGGCGATTCTGGCGATTGCCGACCCCGTGAAGCAAACCTCCCGCGAAGCCATTCACACGCTGAGAAAACGCGGTATCGCCGTGTACATGATGACTGGTGACAACAAACAAACGGCTCAGGCGGTGGCAAAGGCGGTGGGCGTTAACGACTACCGGGCCGAGGCCCTGCCCGCCGATAAAGCTGCTTTTGTGAAGGCGCTACAGGCGCAGGGTAAAGTGGTTGCGATGGTGGGTGACGGCATCAACGATTCGCAGGCACTCGCCCAGGCCGACGTAAGCATTGCGATGGGACGCGGGTCGGATATTGCCATGGACGTAGCCAAGATGACACTTATTACGTCTGACCTGAACAGCGTACCTAAAGCGCTGCACCTGTCGAAGAAAACGGTACAGGCCATCCGGCAAAACCTGTTCTGGGCGTTTATCTACAATGTCATTGGCATCCCAATTGCCGCCGGGCTGCTGTATCCGGTTAACGGCTTCCTGCTGAACCCGATGATTGCCGGGGCAGCCATGGCCCTGAGTTCCGTATCCGTCGTAACCAATAGCCTGCGGTTGCGCTCGGCTAAACTCTAA
- a CDS encoding transcriptional regulator, AraC family (PFAM: helix-turn-helix- domain containing protein AraC type~SMART: Helix-turn-helix, AraC domain~KEGG: xau:Xaut_0983 helix-turn-helix domain- containing protein), whose translation MITRSQPLPTNETPLAIRGMVCARCMDVVRQELEDLGWEVTQVRLGQVQVRGQVSPDELARIQAVLEKQGFSLVSDAKVTLIQRIKTLIEQTLNRDDLSERKIRFSDFLATELSMSYDTLSALFSASEGQTLERYIIERRLDKVKERLVYSDLSLSEIAHQTGYSSVPHLSNQFKRLTGLSPTFFRTVRRDKQALQQQTG comes from the coding sequence ATGATAACGCGTAGCCAGCCTTTACCAACCAACGAAACACCACTCGCGATCCGGGGCATGGTCTGTGCCCGGTGTATGGATGTGGTTCGACAGGAACTGGAAGACTTGGGCTGGGAAGTAACTCAGGTGCGACTGGGGCAGGTGCAGGTACGTGGCCAGGTATCCCCGGACGAGTTGGCCCGGATTCAGGCCGTTCTGGAAAAACAAGGCTTTTCATTGGTATCGGACGCTAAAGTGACGCTTATACAACGCATTAAAACCCTTATTGAGCAGACGCTGAACCGCGATGATTTAAGTGAGCGAAAGATCAGGTTTTCTGATTTTCTCGCTACCGAACTGAGCATGAGTTATGATACGCTGAGTGCCCTTTTTTCGGCCAGCGAGGGCCAAACGCTCGAACGCTACATCATTGAACGACGGTTGGATAAGGTCAAAGAACGCTTGGTGTACAGTGATTTATCCCTGAGCGAGATAGCGCATCAGACGGGGTATAGCAGCGTTCCTCATTTGTCGAACCAGTTTAAACGGCTGACAGGTCTCTCCCCGACCTTTTTCCGCACCGTTCGGCGCGATAAACAGGCTCTCCAGCAGCAGACAGGGTAA
- a CDS encoding conserved hypothetical protein (KEGG: lpp:lpp2338 hypothetical protein), with protein sequence MKNERTIIGGLLLFQLVLWLGFLFHHSPRFPGSLTGGILGVLGVLLMIFPPLIYSAVKRIERFKQFVTKRISLGTLLTGHVYTGIVGSILGILHSAHHFQNNLGIWLTTMMLLTVFSGFVGRYYLAYASMEVREKKELLNSLATEYNQLMAKLDRQQTAEIAYIASHNVVSRALNSFVGTEPAVVDANAPLMLRAERLTESIADVEYAIAMHDVLKRRTTYWLVAHIATSSVFYVLLVFHIWSAIYFGLRWFN encoded by the coding sequence ATGAAAAACGAACGGACAATTATCGGTGGTCTGCTTTTGTTTCAGCTTGTACTGTGGCTGGGCTTCCTGTTTCATCATTCCCCGCGATTCCCCGGCAGTCTAACGGGCGGAATCCTGGGAGTTTTGGGCGTGTTGCTGATGATTTTTCCACCCCTGATCTATTCCGCCGTGAAGCGGATCGAGCGGTTTAAACAGTTCGTCACCAAACGTATTTCACTGGGTACCCTGCTGACGGGTCATGTGTACACTGGTATCGTCGGCTCGATTCTGGGTATCCTACACAGCGCACATCACTTTCAAAATAATCTCGGCATCTGGCTCACGACCATGATGCTGCTAACAGTTTTTAGCGGCTTCGTCGGGCGTTATTACCTGGCGTATGCCTCGATGGAAGTTCGCGAGAAAAAAGAACTGCTCAACAGTCTGGCCACCGAGTATAACCAACTGATGGCAAAATTAGACCGGCAGCAAACCGCTGAAATTGCATACATCGCTTCCCACAACGTGGTGAGCCGTGCTTTAAACAGTTTTGTGGGAACCGAACCGGCGGTGGTTGACGCGAATGCCCCGCTTATGCTCCGCGCCGAACGGCTGACCGAATCAATCGCCGATGTCGAATACGCGATAGCCATGCACGATGTCCTGAAACGGCGCACGACGTACTGGCTCGTCGCGCACATCGCCACGTCGAGTGTCTTTTATGTACTGCTCGTTTTCCACATCTGGTCAGCGATTTACTTCGGACTACGATGGTTCAATTAA